One Brassica napus cultivar Da-Ae chromosome A1, Da-Ae, whole genome shotgun sequence genomic region harbors:
- the LOC125589444 gene encoding uncharacterized protein LOC125589444: protein MVFCSLVRWYSQKFVKGQWDKEDCVAELNNYIDRLLFSCIRFCNYDQILSLANTNRNLLDILGELTAIRRTINDGTHGSQHVILTLHIDRDVYECVILFDGLAYVFHDKLKSYVSEPKVMLVTGNRLCIFLIQWWI from the exons ATGGTCTTTTGTTCTTTAGTGAG GTGGTACTCCCAGAAGTTCGTTAAAGGACAATGGGATAAAGAAGACTGTGTTGCTGAGTTGAACAATTACATAGACCGTCTCTTG TTCTCATGTATTCGGTTCTGTAACTACGACCAGATATTGTCTTTGGCAAATACCAACAGAAATCTACTAG ATATACTTGGTGAGCTAACTGCTATCAGGAGAACAATTAACGATGGGACACACGGCTCACAGCATGTTATACTTACTTTACATATAGATAG GGATGTGTATGAATGTGTAATCCTTTTTGACGGATTAGCTTACGTATTTCATGACAAATTGAAAAGCTACGTGTCAGAACCAAAAGTTATGTTGGTCACTGGCAATCGTCTCTGTATTTTTCTAATACAGTGGTGGATTTGA